Proteins encoded by one window of Aphis gossypii isolate Hap1 chromosome X, ASM2018417v2, whole genome shotgun sequence:
- the LOC114129456 gene encoding uncharacterized protein LOC114129456, translated as MNNITNGGTLTSRTILFTGELLVCTSMVTGITVLLYFLLARRPRAIRLVTANGWSFAMHMAPYAINFMVCWHLLLAFERLILSTRIVTFTSRHYITSKVTLNITAFVTKHHLFCTRSNFFYKAMLFVGHLVLVATSDVMCYEKYEKTTIHVAMLLLLCLTVLILIAPANTYQKLVLTDFLTWKRFSLVYGLVTSACHNWLNSGSKGAVDTLLLVLVVHVQLVFLCITYFSDGQQILRNIVGLGTYNPMADSLDIYFTMDSIVSRTGAYMYNHH; from the exons atgAATAACATTACCAACGGCGGAACCCTAACGTCCAGAACTATACTGTTCACGGGGGAGCTTTTGGTATGCACGTCGATGGTGACTGGAATAAccgtacttttatattttttactagcCAGACGTCCACGCGCAATTCGATTGGTGACCGCAAATGGTTGGTCTTTCGCTATGCACATGGCACCTTACGCAATCAATTTTATGGTATGTTGGCATCTCCTGTTAGCGTTCGAAAGACTAATCCTGTCCACACGGATCGTAACTTTCACGTCCAGACACTATATAACATCTAAAGTAACATTGAACATCACCGCGTTCGTCACCAAGCACCATCTGTTCTGCACGCGTTCCAACTTCTTCTACAAAGCGATGTTGTTTGTCGGCCACTTGGTTTTGGTTGCCACGTCAGACGTCATGTGTTacgaaaaatatgaaaagacGACAATACACGTAGCTATGCTACTGTTGCTCTGCCTGACCGTACTCATATTG ATAGCACCGGCAAATACATATCAAAAGTTGGTATTAACTGACTTTCTCACTTGGAAGCGATTCTCATTGGTGTACGGACTAGTGACAAGTGCATGCCACAATTGGCTTAATTCTGGCAGTAAAGGGGCCGTCGACACATTGCTGTTGGTACTGGTAGTGCATGTGCAGTTGGTGTTTCTGTGCATCACATACTTTTCAGACGGCCAACAAATACTGCGCAATATTGTCGGACTGGGCACGTACAATCCAATGGCAGATTCGCTGGACATATACTTCACGATGGACTCGATAGTGTCTAGAACAGGCGCGTACATGTACAACCACCATTAA